The Montipora foliosa isolate CH-2021 chromosome 1, ASM3666993v2, whole genome shotgun sequence genome has a window encoding:
- the LOC137971421 gene encoding uncharacterized protein has protein sequence MAMDSCASVNVMDEERFLKIQEESAEKLYLEKTKVKLYGYASETPIPVAGKCKAVIDAGNKAVLATFVVVKGKTDGEMLLEFDTAMQLGVLKITKAEDEYSCLFDGIGKHKHAKVKIRVDESVTPVNGKIPYHYQDKVKGELRKLEDAGVIESVPEEEPTSWISALAKQPKKAEGEICICVYMRKPNKAMKCGKREFPTVEDVLQ, from the exons ATGGCTATGGACTCTTGCGCAAGTGTCAATGTAATGGACGAAGAAAGATTTCTGAAAATTCAAGAAGAGTCCGCGGAAAAGCTGTATCTAGAAAAGACGAAGGTTAAGCTTTACGGATATGCAAGTGAAACCCCGATACCCGTTGCTGGAAAATGTAAGGCTGTGATCGATGCTGGAAACAAAGCGGTCCTGGCAACATTCGTAGTTGTGAAAGGGAAAACGGATGGAGAAATGTTGCTCGAATTCGATACCGCGATGCAACTTGGAGTGCTTAAGATTACGAAAGCAGAAGATG AGTATAGCTGTTTGTTTGATGGCATCGGGAAACACAAGCACGCCAAGGTGAAGATTCGAGTTGATGAGTCAGTTACGCCAGTGAACGGGAAGATTCCTTATCACTACCAAGATAAAGTTAAAGGAGAGCTCCGAAAGTTAGAAGACGCGGGAGTGATAGAATCGGTTCCGGAAGAGGAGCCAACCTCGTGGATTTCTGCGCTGGCCAAACAACCAAAGAAGGCAGAGGGAGAGATTTGCATCTGCGTGTACATGAGGAAACCTAACAAAGCTATGAAGTGTGGGAAGCGAGAGTTTCCCACCGTTGAAGATGTACTTCAGTAG